A single genomic interval of Natranaerovirga pectinivora harbors:
- a CDS encoding potassium channel family protein, whose translation MKNKKDFVVFGMGKFGRSIAEALVNSDCDVLVIDKNDDIIQEVSDIVTHAVQADVTDVDALNALGIRNFDVAIIAISQDMQSSIMATILAKELGVPYVLAKAQNEIHKKVLEKIGADRVIFPEREMGIRIANSLVSENFLDLIELSPDYSLVEVSVLREWMGKSLKEINMRAKYGINVMAIKKGNDVNITPGPDIVLEDGDILVVIGSNSDLTKISLIN comes from the coding sequence ATGAAAAATAAAAAAGATTTTGTAGTGTTTGGAATGGGAAAATTCGGTAGAAGTATTGCTGAAGCTTTAGTGAATAGTGATTGTGATGTATTGGTAATAGATAAGAATGATGATATTATTCAGGAAGTTTCAGATATTGTGACCCACGCTGTTCAAGCAGATGTAACAGATGTTGATGCTTTAAATGCTTTAGGGATTAGAAATTTTGATGTGGCTATCATAGCTATATCTCAAGATATGCAATCTAGTATAATGGCAACAATTCTTGCTAAAGAGTTAGGAGTGCCTTATGTACTTGCTAAGGCACAAAATGAAATTCATAAAAAGGTATTAGAAAAAATTGGAGCGGATAGAGTTATTTTTCCAGAGCGAGAAATGGGCATAAGAATAGCCAATAGTTTGGTGTCAGAAAACTTTTTGGATTTAATAGAGTTATCTCCTGATTATAGTCTTGTGGAGGTTTCTGTCTTAAGGGAATGGATGGGTAAAAGTTTAAAAGAAATTAATATGCGAGCTAAATATGGCATTAATGTTATGGCAATAAAAAAAGGCAATGACGTGAATATAACCCCAGGACCAGATATTGTTTTAGAAGATGGTGATATCTTAGTGGTTATAGGTTCTAATAGTGACCTAACGAAAATAAGTTTAATTAATTAA
- a CDS encoding SPFH domain-containing protein: protein MTEAIIIVAIIALIVIVSSIKVVPQAHAYVLERLGAYQDTWSVGIHIKIPLIDRISRRVNLKEQVVDFPPQPVITKDNVTMRIDNVIYFQITDPKAFAYGVENPLMAIENLTATTLRNIIGDLELDETLTSRDTINVKMRSILDEATDPWGIKINRVELKNIIPPTAIQDSMERQMKAERERREAILRAEGEKRSAILVAEGRKESVILDAEAEKQSAILRAEAKKEAQIREAEGEAEAILKVQTATAEGLKRLKEAAPSNEVISLKSLEAFAKAADGKATKIIIPSEIQGLAGLAKSLIEVSKEA, encoded by the coding sequence ATGACAGAAGCCATTATTATAGTTGCTATTATTGCTTTAATTGTTATTGTATCAAGCATTAAGGTTGTTCCACAGGCACATGCATATGTTCTTGAAAGATTAGGTGCGTACCAAGATACATGGAGTGTTGGTATACATATTAAGATACCACTAATAGATAGAATTTCTAGAAGAGTTAATTTAAAAGAGCAAGTGGTAGACTTTCCGCCACAACCTGTTATTACAAAAGATAATGTAACAATGAGAATAGACAATGTTATCTATTTTCAAATTACAGATCCTAAAGCATTTGCCTATGGGGTTGAGAACCCACTAATGGCTATAGAGAATCTTACAGCAACTACTCTTAGAAATATAATAGGGGATCTTGAGTTAGATGAAACATTAACTTCAAGAGATACCATAAATGTAAAAATGAGAAGTATTTTAGATGAAGCTACAGATCCTTGGGGAATCAAAATTAACCGCGTAGAGCTTAAGAATATTATACCGCCTACTGCTATTCAAGATTCCATGGAAAGACAGATGAAAGCAGAAAGAGAAAGAAGAGAGGCTATTCTTCGAGCAGAAGGGGAAAAAAGATCTGCCATTTTAGTAGCTGAAGGTAGAAAAGAGTCTGTGATTCTAGATGCAGAAGCTGAAAAGCAATCGGCAATCTTAAGAGCTGAAGCAAAAAAAGAAGCACAAATTAGAGAAGCAGAAGGGGAAGCAGAAGCAATTCTTAAAGTTCAAACTGCAACAGCAGAAGGTTTAAAACGACTTAAAGAAGCAGCACCTTCTAATGAAGTTATCTCCCTTAAGAGTTTAGAGGCATTTGCTAAAGCAGCAGATGGTAAAGCAACTAAGATTATAATACCTTCTGAAATTCAAGGCTTAGCAGGTTTAGCAAAATCACTTATAGAAGTTTCAAAAGAAGCATAA
- a CDS encoding LTA synthase family protein codes for MKNIKDLIADHYWLIVLFSFKIVLYYTLIDLSPINGFVGGITLIYLMFIFYCCFTSNAKYSGSIFTLIYIVITMLMFANTVYFSYFNQLTSINQIWQINSLFVVDESVKFAMPPISIILFLDIPIVIKYFKKSKLKNNSTPMKYLNVKNTGLITVFTLLIVVFAINPLKADAIKKVNHTEFFTYHVKDLIMNTYDRVVTEEKPMEDIVAVISENVKSIKKDNYYGIGKNRNLIIIQLESIQNFVINREYNEQIITPTINELLNNDTIYFDHFFQNIGRGNTSDAEFTINNSIYPVIQGEAYRLYEDNYFEGLPWLLKREGYSTFAFHGFRGNFWNRDRAYPYQGIDTFISQDELEMTDKISLGLSDKELFRQTAEYLQNIDNPFYSLIVALSSHHPFVLPEGLATLELKEEDIGTIFGNYLQSVRYVDEAIEEFINDLKEKDLYDDSIIVIYGDHHGLNCKDVQINKQMSEFLGYDYNYDEMLRVPLIIHIPGMDKTKTISTVGGQVDLFPTVANIMGLEIKHPFIFGRDLVNAKEGFVASITYMLEGSFIKDNVIFEMSRDGIFENSIARDLDTKEIVSLEGLEKYSKRAITLVTESKYVLDNNIIEIYNQQYASNE; via the coding sequence ATGAAGAATATAAAAGATTTAATAGCTGACCATTATTGGTTAATTGTACTTTTTTCATTTAAAATTGTACTATATTATACATTAATAGATTTATCCCCAATAAATGGTTTTGTTGGTGGGATTACACTGATTTATTTAATGTTTATTTTTTATTGTTGTTTTACAAGCAATGCCAAATATAGTGGTTCTATTTTTACTTTAATTTATATAGTTATTACTATGTTGATGTTTGCTAATACAGTGTATTTTAGTTACTTCAATCAACTGACATCTATTAATCAAATATGGCAAATTAATAGTTTGTTTGTAGTGGATGAAAGTGTAAAATTTGCTATGCCACCTATTAGTATTATTTTATTTTTAGACATACCAATAGTAATAAAATATTTTAAGAAGTCTAAACTAAAAAACAATAGTACTCCTATGAAGTATCTAAATGTTAAAAATACAGGGTTGATTACAGTATTTACATTATTGATAGTGGTATTTGCTATTAATCCATTAAAAGCAGATGCAATAAAGAAAGTGAATCATACAGAGTTTTTCACGTATCACGTAAAAGATTTAATTATGAATACTTATGATAGAGTGGTTACGGAAGAAAAACCTATGGAGGATATAGTTGCTGTTATAAGCGAAAATGTTAAATCTATTAAAAAGGATAATTATTATGGGATAGGAAAAAACAGGAATTTGATAATCATTCAATTAGAATCAATTCAAAACTTTGTTATTAATAGAGAGTATAATGAACAAATAATAACGCCTACAATAAATGAATTATTAAATAATGACACTATCTATTTTGATCATTTTTTTCAAAACATTGGAAGAGGTAATACATCTGATGCTGAATTTACTATAAATAACAGTATATATCCTGTGATTCAAGGAGAAGCATACAGATTATATGAAGACAATTACTTCGAGGGATTGCCTTGGTTATTAAAACGTGAAGGGTATAGTACATTTGCATTTCATGGATTTAGAGGTAATTTTTGGAATAGAGATAGAGCGTATCCCTATCAAGGAATAGATACATTTATAAGTCAAGATGAATTAGAAATGACAGATAAGATTTCACTGGGGTTATCGGATAAAGAGTTGTTTAGACAAACGGCTGAATACCTACAGAATATAGATAACCCTTTTTATTCTTTAATTGTAGCTTTGTCTTCACATCATCCATTTGTACTGCCTGAAGGCTTAGCCACATTAGAATTGAAAGAAGAAGATATAGGTACTATTTTTGGGAATTATCTTCAATCAGTAAGATATGTAGATGAAGCAATTGAAGAATTTATTAACGACTTAAAAGAAAAAGATTTATATGATGATTCCATTATAGTTATTTATGGAGATCACCATGGTTTAAATTGTAAGGATGTTCAGATTAATAAACAAATGAGTGAATTCTTAGGTTATGACTATAACTACGATGAAATGTTAAGAGTGCCATTGATTATCCATATACCAGGAATGGACAAAACTAAAACAATTAGTACAGTTGGCGGTCAAGTTGATTTATTTCCTACAGTGGCTAATATAATGGGGTTAGAAATAAAACATCCTTTTATATTCGGTAGGGACTTAGTAAATGCAAAGGAAGGGTTTGTAGCATCAATCACCTATATGTTAGAAGGATCCTTTATCAAAGATAATGTAATATTTGAAATGTCAAGGGATGGCATATTTGAGAATTCTATTGCAAGGGACTTAGATACAAAAGAAATTGTATCACTTGAAGGATTGGAGAAATACTCTAAGAGAGCCATCACTTTGGTAACGGAATCTAAATATGTCTTAGACAACAATATTATTGAGATATACAATCAGCAATATGCAAGCAATGAATAA
- a CDS encoding YkoP family protein gives MRKFLRKVFVILDNIVRKLGKWELIPNTRLEYFYLSKHRYKGKDKILEDGSIIKKGDEVIEMHVNNSKMEELGSRLKEIFKALDEELRLLAIALEENEKYKNVKGLWARTVLYPITEKRGFETQEIKGTYMFGFLKIWDNLIKYAFEQKEGKIKLRDPKEIWISKTGLIKINLKN, from the coding sequence ATGAGAAAATTCCTTAGAAAGGTTTTCGTGATTCTAGATAATATAGTAAGAAAGCTAGGAAAATGGGAGCTAATTCCCAATACTAGATTAGAATACTTTTATTTAAGCAAACATAGATATAAAGGAAAAGATAAAATTTTAGAAGATGGTTCAATTATAAAAAAGGGTGACGAAGTAATAGAAATGCATGTTAATAATTCAAAAATGGAAGAATTAGGAAGTCGTCTTAAAGAGATATTTAAAGCATTGGATGAAGAATTAAGATTACTCGCTATAGCACTAGAGGAAAATGAAAAATATAAAAATGTAAAAGGTTTATGGGCTAGGACAGTTCTATACCCAATTACGGAAAAAAGAGGTTTTGAAACTCAAGAAATTAAAGGGACATATATGTTTGGATTTTTAAAGATATGGGACAATTTAATTAAATATGCCTTTGAACAAAAAGAAGGAAAAATAAAACTAAGAGATCCAAAAGAAATTTGGATTTCAAAGACAGGTCTAATAAAAATTAACTTGAAAAATTAG
- a CDS encoding tetratricopeptide repeat protein, whose translation MLKLKKLWRIISLFFYIGVLAYVIYYNVPIKTLLVLYISFFVITKIIFIGDTIGSIGIFSHIVNRNEEKANKYYKLAYKHNTTNFNVLASMSLIMLKEGQIEEAKKMYEELLRRPRLRTSYKKIFTANLGICYWKLGDLEKALEYYQCILDTEEFSNLLLSDDYTTLGYICLELGDFKNAEYYTDIALRLDDENVSAIDNMGQLYYRKEDFSEAKKYFEKACKIKPNTVDSNYWLGKIYKEEEKNSLAKTHFKNALDGNITALNTVTKEEIENELRMI comes from the coding sequence ATGTTGAAACTTAAAAAACTTTGGAGAATCATCAGTTTGTTTTTTTACATTGGTGTATTGGCATATGTTATTTATTACAATGTACCTATCAAAACGCTATTAGTCCTATATATATCTTTTTTTGTAATCACTAAAATTATCTTTATAGGTGATACAATAGGTTCCATTGGTATTTTCTCTCATATTGTTAATAGAAATGAAGAAAAAGCCAATAAGTATTATAAATTAGCATATAAACACAATACAACAAACTTTAATGTATTAGCGAGTATGAGTTTAATAATGTTAAAAGAAGGTCAAATTGAAGAAGCAAAAAAAATGTACGAAGAACTCTTAAGAAGACCAAGATTAAGAACATCCTATAAAAAAATATTTACTGCTAATTTAGGTATTTGTTATTGGAAATTAGGTGACTTGGAAAAAGCATTAGAATATTACCAATGTATTTTAGATACTGAAGAATTTTCTAATTTACTTCTATCAGACGATTACACTACTTTAGGGTATATTTGCCTTGAACTAGGAGATTTTAAAAATGCTGAATACTATACAGACATTGCCTTAAGGTTAGATGATGAAAATGTATCTGCTATTGATAATATGGGACAACTTTATTATAGAAAAGAAGACTTTTCTGAGGCAAAAAAATACTTTGAAAAAGCTTGTAAAATCAAACCAAACACTGTTGATAGTAACTACTGGTTAGGAAAAATATACAAAGAAGAAGAAAAAAATAGTCTTGCAAAAACCCATTTTAAGAATGCATTAGATGGCAATATAACAGCTCTTAATACGGTAACAAAAGAAGAAATTGAAAATGAACTTAGAATGATATAA
- a CDS encoding NfeD family protein: MIDMLWLIILVLSLLIEALTLGLATIWFAFGALAAWVLSLFGIHMAVQVTVFFVISFVMLYYTRPVAIKVLKIGKTKTNYESIIGKEGVVTEEINNLKGVGVVKVDGNTWTARGKTNEIIERDSVIKVAEVIGVKLIVEKIQ, from the coding sequence ATGATTGATATGTTATGGTTAATAATACTTGTGTTATCATTACTTATTGAAGCACTAACATTAGGTTTAGCAACAATATGGTTTGCATTCGGTGCGTTGGCAGCATGGGTTTTATCATTGTTTGGAATCCATATGGCAGTACAGGTTACAGTGTTTTTTGTTATATCCTTTGTAATGTTATATTATACAAGACCTGTGGCAATTAAAGTTCTTAAAATTGGAAAAACAAAAACCAACTATGAGAGCATTATTGGCAAAGAAGGTGTGGTAACTGAGGAAATTAATAATTTAAAAGGTGTTGGTGTTGTTAAGGTAGATGGGAATACCTGGACAGCTAGAGGTAAAACCAATGAAATAATTGAAAGAGACTCAGTTATAAAGGTTGCAGAAGTTATAGGTGTAAAATTAATTGTAGAAAAAATACAATAG
- a CDS encoding MGDG synthase family glycosyltransferase produces MEDKIDVLILTAQFGNGHLSVSKAIMEMIKSNFIDVNIRVQDFYKMTKPKSYKKIYKSYELLVKRGSWLYNNYYYCKEMFPKIKKFDTASFIIEKRTKNELDRLKPKVIISTFPVCSGYVSNYKEKNNIKIPLITFITDIVATNEWIYPHTDLYCVATNSIKTMLIKKGVEESKIAVTGIPIRESFYKKDEICQLEIINNIPIHKKVVTILGGGFGLLPKNEDFYLWLNNLEKAHFIISTGKNEKLYKKLENLSLDNITIVGFTNKIDEIIKGSDFLVGKPGGITLFESIISKVPFVILKPDLGQEKENCKFIRENNIGIIVNNELELKNKVKELLDDEGYIERYKERLALIKNEIDINPFLENIKDILFS; encoded by the coding sequence ATGGAGGATAAAATAGATGTTTTAATTCTAACAGCTCAATTTGGGAATGGACATCTGTCTGTTTCAAAAGCAATAATGGAAATGATAAAGTCTAATTTTATAGATGTAAATATTAGGGTTCAAGACTTTTATAAAATGACCAAACCCAAAAGTTATAAAAAAATATATAAAAGCTATGAACTATTAGTTAAAAGAGGGAGCTGGCTTTACAACAATTATTATTATTGTAAAGAAATGTTTCCAAAAATAAAAAAATTTGATACAGCTTCTTTCATAATAGAAAAAAGAACTAAAAATGAATTAGATAGGTTAAAACCTAAAGTAATAATATCAACATTCCCTGTTTGTTCTGGATATGTTTCTAACTATAAAGAAAAAAACAATATAAAAATTCCCTTAATAACATTTATAACAGATATTGTGGCAACGAATGAATGGATTTATCCACATACAGATTTATACTGTGTTGCTACAAATAGTATAAAGACAATGTTAATTAAAAAAGGAGTAGAGGAAAGCAAGATCGCTGTTACAGGGATACCAATTAGGGAAAGTTTTTATAAAAAAGATGAAATATGTCAGCTAGAAATAATAAATAATATACCAATCCATAAGAAGGTTGTCACAATTTTAGGTGGAGGTTTTGGTTTGTTACCTAAAAATGAAGACTTCTATTTATGGTTAAATAATTTAGAAAAGGCTCATTTTATTATTAGCACTGGGAAAAATGAAAAATTATACAAGAAATTAGAAAATCTTAGTTTAGACAATATTACTATTGTCGGTTTCACAAATAAGATTGATGAAATCATTAAGGGAAGTGATTTTCTAGTTGGTAAACCAGGGGGAATAACTTTATTTGAATCTATTATCTCTAAGGTGCCATTTGTAATTTTAAAGCCGGATTTAGGTCAAGAAAAAGAAAATTGTAAGTTCATAAGAGAAAATAACATAGGCATAATAGTTAATAATGAACTTGAGTTGAAAAATAAAGTAAAAGAGTTATTAGATGACGAAGGCTATATTGAAAGGTATAAAGAACGTTTAGCCCTAATAAAAAATGAGATTGATATTAACCCATTCTTAGAAAATATTAAGGATATTTTATTTAGTTAA
- a CDS encoding TrmH family RNA methyltransferase — protein MITSGKNQQIKNLMALIKKNKERNNQKVYIVEGEKMVGEIPPSDLVKVYFSESYFNKTMNKHLDYEYDIIKDSVFDQIADTNTPQGILAIVRQREYCLKDLLANREPSVMVLEDLQDPGNVGTIIRTAEGAGFTGVILSKQCVDLYNPKVVRATMGSLLRMPLFIADHLEDTIKELKDYGVKIYAAHLQGSCYHYEVDYSQSGVAFLIGNESKGLTNAITNLSDGLIKIPLHGNVESLNASIAASLLMYEVERQKRNK, from the coding sequence ATGATTACAAGTGGTAAAAACCAGCAAATTAAAAATTTAATGGCTTTAATAAAAAAGAATAAAGAACGTAACAATCAAAAAGTTTATATAGTAGAAGGGGAGAAGATGGTAGGAGAAATACCCCCTTCTGATCTGGTTAAAGTATATTTTTCTGAGAGTTATTTTAATAAAACAATGAATAAACATCTGGACTATGAGTATGACATAATAAAAGACTCTGTTTTTGATCAAATTGCAGATACCAATACACCTCAAGGTATATTAGCTATTGTAAGACAAAGAGAATATTGTCTTAAGGATCTTTTAGCCAATAGAGAACCTTCGGTGATGGTATTAGAAGACTTACAAGATCCTGGCAATGTTGGAACAATTATTAGAACGGCTGAAGGTGCAGGTTTTACAGGGGTTATTTTATCAAAACAATGTGTTGACCTTTATAATCCTAAAGTAGTCAGAGCCACTATGGGTTCTTTATTGAGAATGCCTCTTTTTATAGCAGATCATCTTGAAGATACTATCAAAGAATTAAAAGATTATGGTGTTAAGATTTATGCAGCCCATTTACAAGGAAGTTGTTATCATTATGAAGTGGATTATAGTCAATCAGGGGTTGCTTTTTTGATTGGAAATGAAAGTAAAGGTTTAACAAATGCAATTACAAATTTATCAGATGGGTTAATTAAAATACCACTACATGGCAATGTAGAATCTTTAAATGCTTCTATAGCAGCAAGTTTATTAATGTATGAAGTAGAGAGACAAAAGAGAAACAAATAA
- a CDS encoding MGDG synthase family glycosyltransferase — protein MKKVLIFTVSAGHGHNSAANSLKKELEAQAYEVLTIEPTKEISKSLDTIISDGYKVLATKLPKMYGTLYKISNYQVLNNRLTKLCIRTLEEKIYNIILEHKPRLIICTHPMFVNVISNIKDEKGIEVPFISVVTDYQAHKSYVNKNVDAYIAGSIYTKDSLIKKGVDGNRVYAYGIPVRREFHTKKEKNESKSEFTILLMGGSMGVNAIKKSLKNLLKVDYPLRMIVICGNNETLKKSLENKYGSGLGNKIIEIIGFTSNVPEYMDISDVIISKPGGLTVSESLIKNIPMIIPYYIPGQEKENTDVLVNAGVAKKSEVKELSQIITELIENPVMLQKMKQNILEITKTHSLDSTVDLAVNLMNEYEEIAERRIKYGG, from the coding sequence ATGAAAAAAGTTTTGATTTTTACAGTTTCTGCAGGGCATGGTCATAATTCAGCTGCGAATTCACTGAAGAAAGAATTAGAAGCTCAAGCCTACGAGGTATTAACAATTGAACCGACTAAAGAAATTAGCAAATCTCTTGATACAATAATATCTGATGGTTATAAAGTGTTGGCAACAAAACTACCCAAAATGTATGGAACCCTTTATAAAATCAGCAATTATCAAGTATTAAACAATAGATTAACCAAATTATGCATTAGAACTTTAGAAGAAAAAATATACAATATAATTTTAGAACACAAACCAAGACTAATTATATGTACCCATCCAATGTTCGTCAATGTTATATCAAATATCAAAGATGAAAAAGGGATTGAAGTACCATTTATTTCTGTTGTAACAGATTATCAAGCCCATAAAAGTTATGTGAATAAAAATGTTGATGCTTATATAGCTGGAAGTATTTATACAAAAGATAGCTTAATAAAAAAGGGTGTAGATGGGAATAGAGTCTATGCCTATGGCATACCTGTAAGAAGAGAGTTTCATACCAAAAAAGAAAAAAATGAGAGTAAATCAGAGTTTACAATTCTACTAATGGGTGGAAGTATGGGTGTAAATGCAATAAAAAAATCATTAAAAAATCTGTTAAAAGTAGATTACCCTTTAAGAATGATAGTAATTTGTGGGAATAATGAGACCCTTAAAAAATCCCTAGAGAATAAATATGGATCAGGATTAGGCAATAAAATTATTGAGATTATAGGATTCACAAGTAATGTGCCTGAATATATGGATATATCAGATGTTATTATTTCAAAACCTGGTGGATTAACAGTCTCTGAATCCTTAATAAAAAATATACCTATGATAATACCTTACTATATCCCTGGTCAAGAAAAAGAAAATACAGATGTTTTGGTTAATGCAGGGGTTGCGAAAAAATCTGAAGTAAAAGAGTTAAGTCAGATCATAACTGAATTAATTGAGAACCCTGTGATGCTTCAAAAAATGAAGCAAAACATATTAGAAATTACAAAAACCCATTCATTAGATAGTACAGTGGATTTAGCAGTAAATTTGATGAATGAGTACGAAGAAATAGCAGAGCGGAGAATTAAATATGGAGGATAA
- a CDS encoding lysylphosphatidylglycerol synthase transmembrane domain-containing protein, with translation MNKKIINLMILILFTMITGYIIITSKELAEIPELLRRTDRFCLSIAILLMTAYVIFNALIIQTIGKNISTQFTFRKSLFLAFVGQYYSLITPFASGGQPAQVYLMKSKYGVSYTKGTTLTIKKFIVFQVIISLYALTMFAMKYNLIFMKKREIIIFIMIGLFINILGCILIITLSFNDKVIKKIVDIIIGFLQKFRFFKKYNKEKVYRCIDDYVENIGDFKNNKWMMIKVFLLTFLQITCYFSITYFIYLSLGFNEATITDILAIQTVLYVVVSFIPTPGGIGASESGFYVLFSIFFSRDVLLYAMILWRIIVYYGVLLISGVVVFLDSISFKTKIKN, from the coding sequence ATGAATAAAAAAATAATAAATTTAATGATATTAATACTTTTTACTATGATTACAGGATATATCATTATAACAAGTAAAGAATTAGCAGAAATTCCTGAACTTCTTAGAAGAACAGATAGATTTTGTTTAAGTATAGCAATACTATTAATGACTGCTTATGTTATTTTTAATGCTTTAATTATACAAACCATTGGGAAAAATATTAGTACACAATTTACATTTAGAAAATCATTATTTCTTGCATTTGTAGGACAGTATTATAGTTTAATAACCCCTTTTGCAAGTGGAGGTCAACCAGCACAAGTCTATTTAATGAAAAGTAAATATGGCGTATCCTATACAAAAGGAACAACATTAACCATAAAAAAATTTATTGTGTTTCAGGTGATAATATCTTTATATGCCCTTACAATGTTTGCAATGAAATACAATCTAATATTTATGAAAAAAAGAGAAATCATTATATTTATAATGATAGGTTTATTTATTAATATACTTGGATGTATTCTTATTATTACATTATCTTTTAATGATAAAGTAATAAAAAAAATAGTAGACATTATTATAGGTTTTCTACAAAAATTTAGGTTTTTTAAAAAATACAATAAAGAAAAAGTCTATAGATGTATTGATGATTATGTTGAAAACATTGGGGATTTTAAGAATAATAAATGGATGATGATAAAAGTATTTTTACTAACATTCCTTCAAATAACCTGCTATTTTTCAATTACTTATTTTATATATCTATCATTAGGATTTAATGAAGCAACTATTACGGATATATTGGCCATACAAACTGTTTTGTATGTTGTTGTAAGTTTTATTCCAACACCGGGGGGAATAGGTGCTTCAGAAAGTGGTTTTTATGTGTTGTTTAGTATATTTTTTTCTAGAGATGTACTATTATATGCAATGATTTTATGGAGAATTATTGTGTACTATGGTGTGCTATTAATAAGTGGTGTTGTCGTGTTTTTAGACTCTATTTCTTTTAAAACAAAAATAAAAAATTGA
- a CDS encoding polysaccharide deacetylase family protein, translating into MEWWVYGILFLGIIIMGYTVAPNFYVRNISKSIKHKLDAPEKLIALTFDDGPDERYTNEVLDILKEHNVKATFFVVARKVEKNKDIIHRMKAEEHEIGLHTLNHKSAWLMGPVKTLKEIKEAKIILENEGIELKYYRPPWGTFNLFTLISASKNKLKTILWSVNAYDWRKNNSPDKISKTLLDRIEKQSIIVLHDSGGAKLAPYNTIGALKRVIPILLEKGYKFVSVDK; encoded by the coding sequence ATGGAATGGTGGGTGTATGGAATACTTTTCTTAGGAATTATTATCATGGGTTACACCGTTGCACCTAATTTTTATGTGAGGAATATATCAAAAAGTATAAAACATAAATTGGATGCCCCAGAAAAGTTGATTGCATTAACTTTTGATGATGGACCTGATGAAAGATACACCAATGAAGTATTAGATATTTTAAAAGAGCATAATGTAAAAGCTACTTTCTTTGTGGTTGCAAGAAAAGTGGAGAAAAATAAAGATATAATACATAGAATGAAAGCTGAAGAACATGAAATTGGACTCCACACCTTAAATCACAAAAGTGCTTGGTTAATGGGGCCTGTGAAAACATTAAAAGAAATAAAAGAGGCAAAAATAATATTAGAAAATGAAGGCATTGAATTAAAATACTATAGACCTCCGTGGGGGACCTTTAACTTATTTACACTTATTAGTGCTTCAAAAAATAAGTTAAAAACTATTTTATGGTCTGTTAATGCCTATGATTGGAGAAAAAACAATAGTCCTGATAAAATAAGTAAGACATTACTTGATAGAATAGAAAAGCAATCCATAATAGTACTCCATGATAGTGGCGGTGCAAAATTAGCCCCTTATAACACCATAGGCGCTTTAAAAAGGGTTATTCCTATTTTATTAGAAAAGGGTTATAAATTTGTTTCAGTTGATAAGTAA